A stretch of Geomonas oryzisoli DNA encodes these proteins:
- a CDS encoding peptidylprolyl isomerase, translating into MKRITKSIASTTAALLCLAGCAGANKAALPAAPPQAQAVEVKDTVQLVNGVAITRAEVERATRVLLSQGGQPQQLPPQAMQQATQAALDQLTMAELLYQEAAKIEIKDLDQQVEKKVAESKALYPSPAAFEEALKGSGLTMEEMTRNARKTIAINTFIEQRFASKVQVSDADAQKFYQDNLEKYFTKPENARASHILVKTDAKMTPEEKQKAKDKAEALLKRVKGGEDFAAVAKAESGCPSATVGGDLGTFGRGQMVPPFEKAVFDLKPGEISGIVESQFGFHIIKLAEKHEAGKVSYDEAKGKIFEYLKAEKVRQAVTSFVDELKSKAKISRV; encoded by the coding sequence ATGAAAAGAATCACCAAGAGTATCGCATCGACCACCGCAGCCCTTCTCTGCCTCGCCGGCTGCGCCGGCGCCAACAAGGCGGCCCTGCCCGCAGCGCCCCCGCAGGCACAGGCCGTCGAGGTGAAGGACACGGTGCAGCTGGTAAACGGCGTCGCCATCACCCGCGCCGAGGTCGAGCGGGCCACCCGCGTGCTGCTGTCGCAAGGCGGGCAGCCGCAGCAGCTCCCCCCGCAGGCCATGCAGCAGGCGACCCAGGCCGCCCTTGACCAACTCACCATGGCCGAGCTCCTCTACCAGGAAGCGGCGAAAATCGAGATCAAGGATCTGGACCAGCAAGTCGAGAAGAAAGTGGCCGAAAGCAAGGCGCTCTACCCCTCACCCGCCGCCTTCGAGGAAGCCCTCAAGGGAAGCGGCCTCACCATGGAGGAGATGACCCGCAACGCGCGCAAGACCATCGCGATCAACACCTTCATCGAGCAGCGCTTCGCCTCCAAGGTCCAGGTAAGCGATGCCGACGCGCAGAAGTTCTACCAGGACAACCTGGAGAAATACTTCACCAAGCCGGAAAACGCACGCGCCAGCCACATACTGGTCAAGACCGACGCGAAGATGACGCCGGAGGAGAAGCAAAAGGCGAAGGATAAGGCCGAGGCGCTTTTGAAGCGGGTGAAAGGCGGTGAGGATTTCGCGGCAGTGGCCAAGGCCGAATCGGGCTGCCCCAGCGCGACGGTAGGGGGCGACCTCGGCACCTTCGGCCGCGGCCAGATGGTCCCCCCGTTCGAGAAGGCGGTTTTCGACCTGAAGCCGGGTGAGATCAGCGGCATCGTGGAGAGCCAGTTCGGCTTCCACATCATCAAGCTGGCCGAGAAGCACGAGGCGGGCAAGGTGAGCTACGACGAGGCGAAGGGAAAGATCTTCGAGTACCTGAAGGCGGAGAAGGTGAGACAAGCGGTGACGAGCTTCGTGGACGAATTGAAGAGCAAGGCGAAGATCAGCCGGGTGTAA
- a CDS encoding hybrid sensor histidine kinase/response regulator, translating to MTGLSLPQRFRSFRSSFQFKLFLRFTVFSAVVAVVCGTLFVLHQINQNKSHAEQMLQLQARALADAVRLPLYAESVELLENHAAETIRLPEIRAVEIASARGKVLVRLSASRPGSSEQLISQTAEVHGHPLTVSPEQALAGEQSGAGDLVGEVRLYRGTDDLWREGRRLAALSVVLATTCWLFVSLSCYFILRRVTASFDTLMRGMEKVHGGDYVSRIDIVSDDEPGRASASLNELAESLRQREEENRRLHAELIAAMDFEIASKEQLVAVNLDLEKEIEQRTQARQELKNLVQQLPLGIVWSDEHGEIEYLNSFMVETFGYGGNQAPDLDTLFALIFPDRAYREGVLEKRRAAIAAWEQGSLVTFYEVSAQCWDGSVRHLNCSNQRSGTRIVDIMIDMTERELLQQQIVRNQKLESIGVLAGGIAHNFNNALTGVLGYISFAKKFLEPAHNAHELLQQAEKATKRAAGFATQLLSFAKGGAPLRKGVPVAALVEESVLVSTKGGNVTVSIELDPHLPPVFVDDGQMRQAFNCICLNAVQAMPGGGRLTVRGRQVCSERDRLPAPLCGCYVELSFQDEGCGIREEDKSSIFTPYFTTKAQLGTGLGLATVHSIVTRHGGMITFDSQWGKGTTFTLYLPVFSLASAASRADGEVPAPEPRRGNAVLVMDDEEMIRQLAAGVLSDQGYLVTVCSSGQEAVELYQQALEGGTPFLAALLDLTVAGGMGGKEAAKQILARDPAARLVVSSGYSDDVVMHDFHAYGFCAATVKPYDPDQLCRLLDGLRNG from the coding sequence ATGACCGGGTTGTCGTTGCCCCAGCGCTTTCGCTCCTTCCGCTCCAGCTTCCAGTTCAAGCTCTTCCTGCGCTTCACCGTCTTCTCCGCGGTAGTCGCGGTGGTCTGCGGCACCCTGTTTGTGCTGCACCAGATCAACCAGAACAAGAGTCACGCCGAACAGATGCTCCAGCTGCAGGCCCGTGCCCTGGCCGATGCGGTGCGCCTCCCTTTGTACGCGGAAAGCGTCGAACTCCTGGAAAACCATGCCGCCGAAACCATCCGCCTCCCCGAGATCCGTGCCGTCGAGATCGCCAGCGCCCGCGGCAAGGTCCTGGTCAGGCTCTCCGCCTCGCGCCCCGGCTCGTCGGAGCAACTGATCAGCCAGACGGCCGAGGTGCATGGCCATCCTCTCACGGTTTCCCCGGAACAGGCCCTCGCTGGCGAGCAGAGCGGGGCGGGCGACCTGGTCGGGGAGGTGCGGCTTTATCGCGGCACCGATGACCTGTGGCGGGAAGGGAGGCGCCTGGCGGCCTTGAGCGTGGTGCTGGCAACGACCTGCTGGCTCTTCGTCAGCCTCTCCTGTTACTTCATTCTCCGGCGGGTGACCGCCTCCTTCGACACCCTGATGCGGGGGATGGAGAAGGTCCATGGCGGCGACTACGTCTCGCGTATCGACATCGTCTCCGATGACGAGCCGGGGCGCGCTTCGGCCTCTCTCAACGAGTTGGCCGAATCGCTCAGGCAGCGCGAGGAGGAGAATCGCCGCCTGCACGCGGAGCTGATCGCGGCCATGGACTTTGAGATCGCCTCGAAGGAGCAGCTGGTTGCCGTCAACCTCGACCTGGAGAAGGAGATCGAGCAGAGGACCCAGGCGCGCCAGGAACTGAAGAACCTGGTGCAGCAGCTCCCGCTGGGTATCGTCTGGTCCGACGAGCACGGGGAGATCGAGTACCTCAACTCCTTCATGGTGGAAACTTTCGGCTACGGCGGCAACCAGGCGCCCGACCTGGATACGCTCTTTGCCCTGATCTTTCCCGACCGGGCCTACCGCGAGGGGGTGCTCGAGAAACGCCGTGCCGCCATCGCCGCCTGGGAGCAGGGTAGCCTGGTGACGTTTTACGAGGTCAGCGCCCAGTGCTGGGACGGCTCGGTGCGCCACCTGAACTGCAGCAACCAGCGTTCCGGCACCCGCATCGTCGATATCATGATCGACATGACCGAACGCGAGCTCCTGCAGCAGCAGATCGTAAGGAACCAGAAGCTGGAATCGATCGGGGTGCTGGCGGGGGGCATCGCCCACAACTTCAACAACGCCTTGACCGGGGTGCTTGGGTACATCTCCTTCGCCAAGAAATTCCTGGAACCGGCGCACAACGCCCACGAACTGCTGCAGCAGGCGGAGAAGGCGACCAAGCGCGCCGCCGGGTTCGCCACCCAGCTCCTCTCCTTCGCCAAAGGGGGGGCGCCACTGCGCAAGGGGGTCCCGGTGGCCGCGCTGGTCGAGGAGTCGGTGCTGGTCTCCACCAAGGGGGGCAACGTCACCGTCAGTATCGAACTCGACCCGCACCTGCCGCCGGTCTTCGTCGACGACGGTCAGATGCGGCAGGCGTTCAACTGCATCTGCCTGAACGCCGTGCAGGCCATGCCGGGGGGGGGAAGGCTCACCGTGCGCGGCAGGCAGGTCTGTTCCGAGCGGGACAGGCTGCCGGCCCCGCTTTGCGGCTGCTACGTGGAGCTCTCCTTCCAGGATGAGGGGTGCGGCATCCGCGAGGAGGACAAGTCCAGCATCTTCACCCCGTATTTCACCACCAAGGCGCAACTGGGGACCGGACTCGGGCTCGCCACGGTACATTCCATCGTCACCAGGCACGGCGGGATGATCACCTTCGACAGCCAGTGGGGGAAGGGGACCACCTTCACCCTGTACCTCCCGGTTTTCAGCCTCGCGTCGGCCGCCTCGCGCGCCGACGGCGAGGTGCCTGCGCCGGAGCCGCGTCGCGGCAATGCGGTACTGGTCATGGACGACGAGGAGATGATCAGGCAGCTCGCCGCGGGGGTGCTCTCCGACCAGGGATACCTGGTCACCGTCTGCAGCAGCGGCCAGGAGGCGGTGGAGCTGTACCAGCAGGCGCTTGAAGGCGGCACACCCTTCCTCGCCGCGCTCCTTGACCTGACCGTCGCGGGCGGCATGGGGGGGAAGGAGGCGGCCAAGCAGATCCTGGCCCGGGACCCCGCGGCGCGCCTCGTCGTTTCCAGCGGCTACAGCGACGACGTCGTCATGCACGACTTCCACGCCTACGGCTTCTGTGCCGCCACGGTGAAGCCCTACGACCCGGACCAGCTCTGCCGGCTGCTGGACGGGTTGCGCAACGGGTGA